TATATTTGTATAATGAGCCTCTTGCAAAAACTCTATAATTCCTCCCCCAAGCTTGGGGGAGGTTAGGAGGGGGTTGCCTTAAGTCTAATAAAATCAACCTCCCTCTAACTCCCCCCAAGCTTGGGGGGAGAATTTAAAAGCGGATTTTATTAATTTTGCAAGAGCCTCTAATATTTGGCATATAATCTTTGAAAACTTCTAAAGGTTCGTCGAAATCCTCCGCCATTTCAATAAGACCTTTGGCGCGCCCAAACTGCGATTTCCGGCGGGATTTCGCCACGGAGACCAGCTGGATCATTTGGTTTTCGTCTTTGCGGATGAATACCGATTCCCTTTGCAAGACCTTATCCTCCAAGTCAATCCGCATGGATGGATATTCCTTCAAATCCACTTGCGCCATGATTCGTCCCTCATCGTTGGATGATGGAAATAGTATAGCCTAAAGCTCCGAATATTTCTCTCCCATATCCATTCTTTATCCTGAGCATCCTTCCATCCTGGGCATCTAGATTCGGACAACCAGTGAATTCGCAAAGGCAGACTAAAACCTTGCCTTTGCCACCCGCCGCCGGTTCGAGAGAATAACACAAGAACCCGCGAGAAGATTAACTCAACCTTGTTCTTGGCGCCCCCCGCAATGTATAATGAATAGGAACATGAAAACTCGAAAAGGAGAATCTACCGATCATGGATGCCGCTGAAATCGTGATCCAGAAAGTGCGCCAACTCCCGCCCGAACAGATGCAAAAAGTCTTGGAATTTATTGATGGTTTGGATGACGATCTCGGATTGGATGAAGATGCAGCTATAGCCGAACGGCGTTATGAAACCATGAAAAACAGCGGGGGAAAAAACCTCGTCTCATCGGATGAAATGCGCCGTAGATTGGGTTTTTGATGAGATATCGAGTCCAATTCGATGCCTCCCTCGAGCACGAACTGGCGAAGATCGACTCCAAAACCGTTGCGCGCATTTTATCGGTTATCGAATCCCTCGCCGAAAATCCCCGCCCTCCCCGTTGCCTTAAACTCAAGGGAAAATCGAATTTATATCGCGTTCGCGTTGGCAACTTTCGCGTCATTTACGCCATAGAAGATTCTCTCAACCTTGTGGCGATTTTGCGAGTGGGCGACCGAAAAGATGCCTATCGTTGATTATCGTTGTCATCTTTTATCCTGAGCATCCTTTCATCCTGGATAGCATGATTCAGACAACCAGAGAATACGCAAGGGCAGACTAAAACATTGCTTATGCCACCCGCCTTTTGCGTTTTCGTGATTCAAACGACGCGGGTAAGAGATTCCCTTAATTTTCCATTGCGCGTATTAATTTATATTACATCTCACTTATTTAACAAGATGAAAATTATTGTTGTCCAATAAATATGCGGGGAATTACGCTATTGAATAACTCTATTTCGGCGCCTTTTCCACCCAGGCGATCAAATGGGCGTAATCGCTGGCTTTTACCCGCTCGTAAAATTTCCGGTCGGCGGTAACCACCATGGCGTCTCGATCCTCGGCTAGCGCAAGATAGAAACAATCGTAAATGGCATGACCGATGATATTGGCTAATTGAAAGGCGCGATGGGTTAATGAACTGGAATCGATGAGTTCGAGAGGTATTTCCTTAATTAATGTAGAATAACAGCGCCATCCGGCTTCTTCGCCAATTTCGTTTCTGGTAACTTTTTTCTGAATGGCGGCGAGGCATTCGTAGGCGATGAAATCCGGCGCAATGCGGGATATCTCCGGATTTAGAAAGCGAATAGCTTCCATGCGCTTGGTTTCGTTTATAATCCACTTGACCGCTACGCTGGCGTCGATGACATATGTTGTCATCGGCTGTCTCTCAAGGCTCGAATATCATCGGCGCAATCGCTGGGAACGGGACCAATTTCTTCCGCGAGGGCGTTGGCTTTGCGGATAAATTCTTCCACGCTTCGTTTTCGCTTTTGCGCGGTTTCTGCGATGGCCTGGCGGGTTTGAGGGTCGATGGATACCCCGTATTCCTCGGCCACGGTTCCAAGGCGGGCTAGAAATTCGGGATCGATGGGCTGGTTATGAGCAGTAAAATGGACAGTTAATTCGTTCATGAGATTATCTTTCTCGAACAGTCTCTAAAGTAATGATATTCGTGAAATAGCGACCTGGCAAGCAAAAAACGCTTTCCAATCGTTGACGCTGGTTCGAAATCGTCCGAATCAGGATCGTCAGGATTTTCAGGATGGCCAGGATGTTGTCGTCTTTTATCCTGAGCATCCTTTCATTCTGCCCATCATGATTCAGACAAGTTATCGATGGAGTAAAATATACTGACTATCCAGTTTTTCCGTATTGTCATTAATTCCTGACAAGGCGGAAGCCTATGTCGCTGCCTGAGTAATTTGAATTTCCGGAGGATCGACGAGCTGATCGCACAAGATTCTGTGTATCATTCCAACCGCCTCCCCTTAGCACGAGGTTATCTCCACCACCTGGGCCAGTTGGATCACTAGCTGGGTTTGTAAAATAATAATTCGCATACCAATCCTGACACCACTCATACACATTCCCGCTCATATCAAAGAGACCCAGCACATTTGGCTTCTTTAATCCAACTTCATGAGATGCACTCCCTGAATTACCATAATACCACGCATATTTATCTATTTCCTTATAATTAGTATCGTCCCCCCAATAAAACCTAGTTGTAGTTCCTGCACGGCAGGCATATTCCCATTCCGCTTCCGTCGGTAAGCGGAAGGTTCCTTGTCCCAGCTGGTTCAACTTCTTGATAAAACTCTGGCAATTGTTCCAGGAAACATTTATTGGATAGTTCGGTGACTCTGGATTGCTCCCCATCACTGCCAGCCACTGCGCCCGCGTTACCTCATATTTTCCCATGTAAAAAGGCTTAGTGATATTTACTAGATGTAATGGCCCTTCGTCCGATCTTCTATCCTTCTCATTATCCGGGCTGCCCATCATAAAAGAACCAGCCGGAATGTATTCCATATACAAAGGAACAGCGCCTTCAGGAAGACTCAACGGAACGATAATTTCACCTGGGTAAAGAGTCGGAGTTGGAGTTACAGGCGGCGTTGGAGTGACGGTTGGCGTAGGCGTAACCGTCGGCGTTGGCGTAGGATTAATCACACCCCAGTTTTTGACAACCAGATCATCGACAACAACGGAAGACGACACGTTAGGGCCGCCGTTTTGCACGATGGCATGAATGGGGACGCTGGGATTGTTGACGGTAAAATCTCCGCCGATGATTAGATGCTCCGGCTCCTTGCTTTTGGCGTCGGGAATATCCTTCTCGAAGCGGTAAACGCAGAGGCTTTGAAATCCATTCGACAATACAAACGCCAGCATTCCAGCGCCGGGAGACGTTTCGCGGTAGATATTGACTTCGCCTACAAGAGTCATGGGGAAAGAGTTTTCCACGCCTTGAATGATCGTTCCTACGTTGGCGGCGCTATTCTCCGGCTCGATGGACAGGCGGATGGCGATGTCCGATAGCGATTCGAAAAAGGGAGTAATGCGCCCGTCGTCGTCGTTGATATTGGCGATTAGTTTATCGACGCCCTTTTCGAACGAACCGTCCACTTCCAACCCAACGGATTGATTGCTGATGGACGGCGCCAAAGGCTTCACGCAAAGGTTATCCACATAAACAGTGCTGGTGAGCGAGGAATAGGGATAATTCACGATCTGCACGGCGATTTGCAGCCAGCCGGATGGCGGGCGGTAAATGAGGTTGAGCGAACGGTATTGCTCCACGGGAACCTCTTCGCCGGTGATGTTCGTATAGCCCAATTGGCCGTCCACGGGACAATTCAAAGCGATGAGAGCGATGGATACGTCCTTGCTGGAAGAACGGAAAGCGCCGGAAATAACCGCTAAAGAAGGCGCTTCCATCGCCACGTTGACGACGATCCAAACCCCTTCCCCCGGCGAGACGCGCACGGCCATGCCATTACCGTCCGTATAATATCCTTCGGGAATCGCTCCGAAAGAGATTTTACCGAAGCGGAAGCCCCCAGGCGGATCGGCGACCAGTTGATTCTCGGCGAGAGTGCTTCCGTTAAGATCGATCAAGCCGCCGGAAGCAGGAGGCTTCGGCGTAGCGGTGGGCGTAGGCGTTGGAAGATTATCTTGAGCGAATGCGGCGCAAACTACAAAGAGCAAGAAGAACGTTAGAAAAGCCGATTTTTTTACGAACATAATCCCCCTCCTAGAGAAAAAGGAACGATTAGGTTAATGGAAGATTATTAATTAATAGCGCATGATGGCAAATTATACTAGTTAAAAGATTTTTTTACGTACTATATTTTTCCCCGGCATATCCTCGCGGCCAGCAACCATTGGACGCAAAAAAAAGCCCGGATGAAGACTCCATCCGGGGCGTTTTTTTTTGTTCTGAGAGTAGCTTTTTTAAAACAGGGATTTAAAGCGTTTAACGTAAGTTTAATAAAATGAGTATCGGGGCGACTGGATTTGAACCAGCGACCCACTGCTCCCGAAGCAGTTACGCTACCAGGCTGCGCTACGCCCCGAAACCGATATTTCTATGGAAATAGTATCCTACTTGCATGGCGCGGTTCCTTCAAGGCGAAGGTTCTGCGCTAGGGCGAAAAAACCTAATTCCGCATCACGATGTCGCCGTAACTGGCCAAACCGTTGCTGGAGTCGTAAGGAAATCCCATACCCGTGACGCTGTTATACGCTCCTCTGCCGCCATCGGGACCGGCGCCGATCATAATGTATTGTCCCGTCAACAACGGCTTAATGCCATGAGCCGCCGCTTCCATATTTCCCGGAACGAATGTCGACAAACCAATATCTCCCGAACCAGGAATCTCCGGATCGTCGTCCGCATACATATAGGCGTAGGGAGGAATAACGTCCTGCGAAATCAATTGGCTCATCGTATCGCGTTTGGAAGTGGCCGAAAAGAAAGGATCGACGGGAATGCTGGACATATAGGCGACCGGAGTGGTCAACGGCGCCCAAAGCCCCGCCGTACCGCCGCGATCATTTTGCGCGCTGCCGCCGACGCCTTTAAAAACTTCCACCATGCGTTTCTGGCCTTGAGCATAATCGTCATCCCAGAAATCGACCAGCATGACGCCCCTGTCCAGCCGCAGTTGTTCCAGACACGTCGATAAGCTTTTCATATCCGATTGGGCGCGGGCGATTTTGGCGCGCATCTGAGCATTGAGAAAGTTAGGCACGGCGATAGCCGCCAAAACTCCGATGATGGCGACGACGATGAGAAGTTCAATTAACGTAAATCCTTTTTTACCCATGACTTAGAATATCCTCCCGCGAAGAAATTAGATTAATGCATTTTATTTTAGTCTATAACATATTGTACGCGCAATTATGTCTCCGCATCGAGTTTCCATGTAAGAAATTGTATTGCAAATCAGCCTTAAATCAAAAATTTGGTTCATTTTAAAGGAATTATTATGACGAATTATAATAGAGATTACAATAGGTTGGGAGAAAATTATTTTAGGTTTATCGAAATCAAATGGATAATCGCCTTGCCGCCTTGCGCTCTCCAGCCTGTTTCGGTAATCTGGAAGAACGAAAGTTAAATTGAAAATCGAGAAGAAGATATGAAGAAATCCGAATCGGCGTCCAGCCTCCGTCACGAAGATATCCTCTCGATCATCCGCGTGAAGAACGAATCTTTCGCTTCGTTGCTGGACAATCAGTTGCTTTCCTTAATGATTGAGGAATCCAAGATTGTAACTTTTAAGACGGAAAATATTATCGTCAAACAGCACGATCCTTCCGATTCTCTTTACCTGATTTTAAGCGGACGGTGCACGGTTTACGTCAACGACCGGCTCATCAGCCATATCGAAGCGGGCGACCTTCTCGGCGAAATGGGCGTGATACAAAACACGCCGCGCAGCGCCACCGTCATCGCCATCGAGGAGACGCGCGCGCTGCGCATATCCGCCGATACGTTTAAAAAAATGCTGAACAATCCCAAACTCGCAACTTGGATGCTCAGTATGTTGACGGACCGGGTGCGGCGAGCCTCTACGGACGCCGCGCGCTTTCTCAAGGAGATGGAAGAAATCCGCATGGATCAGATGGAACTGGCGCGAGTGCAACGCTCACTGTTGCCCAAGGAGTTGCCCGCCGGTTCCCGCTTCCGCGTTCACGTTTTATATTCCCCCTGCGCTTATGCGGGAGGGGATTATTACGACGCCATCCTTCTGGATAAAGACCACCTTTTTCTTATCGTAGCCGACGTAACCGGACACGGGGCGCAGGCGTCCATTTCTATGGCCATCGTGCGTTCGTTCGTCCATCAATCCAACTTCGGCAAAAAGCCGGAAACGATTCTGAAAAAATTGAACCGGTACCTCTTTCAATACGGCCCTTCGCAACATTTCGTAACCGCCCAAACCGCGGTCATCGACTTGGCGAAGAAAAAAATCCATTTCGCTTACGCCGGCCATCCCCCGATGCTGCATTTGCGGGGGGACCAATGCCAATCCATGAAGGCGCCGCGATCTTTTTTTCTGCGCTTCATGATGGATGCGGATTACAAATCGGCGACGCTTACTCTCAACTCGGGAGACCGCGTCGCTTTCTATACCGATGGCGTCATCGAAACATTCAACCCCGATGGGGGGATGTACAATATGGAAGGTTTGCAATTGTATCTATCGAAAACGCATAAACGGCCGGTATCCGAAGTGCCGTCGCTTTTGGAAACCGACTTGCATAATTTCCGCAATGGCAGTCCTGTGGAAGACGATATTACATTTATGGTCGTCGAGATCGCTTGAGAGCGCTTTCTCTAATTCCATTCTCATTCCACCATTTCTTATTATGGAGGCTCTTACAAAATTGAGAAAACTGTCTTTAAATTCTCCCCCCAAGTTTGGGGGGAGTTAGAGGGGGGTTGATTTTAATGGACTTAAGACAACCCCCTCCTAACCTCCCCCAGGCTTGGGGGAGGAATAATGTAATTTTGCAAGAGCATCAATGGATATCTCGCTATTGGCAGGAACCGTTGCTCGCCGTTCTTCTTGTCTTATTCTATGGCGCCTATCTGGCTCCCCGATGTTGGCGCTATGTTTATCTGACGTGGGATTCTTTGCGCGACCTGATCGCCGCCCAGCATATTCTCGCCGGAGGCGGCTGGTTTTCCGATCCGATGCTTTTAGGGCATTCCTGCTGGTATCCGCCGTTGCACGCTCTTTTTTGCGCGGCGGCAGTCTCCATTTTTCCCATCGATATATTTCGCTTTTACGCCCTGGCGCCCGTACTTTTGAATTGGATATTCCCCGCCGCTTTTTATCATTTAGCGCGGCGTCTCTTGAGCGGAAACCGCACCGCCGCTTTTTGGGCGACGCTCGCACTCGCCGCCATGCCTTGGGCTGTTACCTATGTTCTCGCTTCGCCGACGGTGATGGCTCACGCAGCGGGTTTTGCGATTTTATTATTTATTTTCCACCTTCATCTACTGGAAAAATATTCGCAGAAAAAAAATTTGATTTTCTCCCTATGTACGGGTTTAATGGGTTTATATCACCCTCCCACGTTCTTGATTCTGACCGCCGTCATTTCCATCCATTGGCTTATTCAAGCGGCGCAAAGCAAGCGTAAGCCGTTCTTGCGGCGATGGCTGTTTTTTTTGACGCTCTCCTTGACGGTTTGTTCGCCTTATTGGCTGCCCAACCTGGCGCAGCCGCTGCGCAATCCAGCGCCGCTCGCTTATATCTCTCCGGGATTGACTCGGCATGAGTTGTTTCTGCCCGGTGCTTCCTGGCTGCTCTCGCTTCCCTTGCTTTTCCTGGCCGTCCTCGGAGTTGTTTCGCTGCTGCGCCGTTGGAAAGAAAGTCCAGTTCAATTCATCCTGGCCTTGCTCGCCGTTTCGCTCATAGGCCAGGCGCCGGGATACTTGAAGATTCTATTGGAAAAGCGCTTCACCGCCCTGGACGCATCTATCGGAGACAAAATTCCCATCCTCGTTCCCCACGAGTTTCAATTTTACTTTCAAATCGCCCTTTGCCTTTGTTTGGGAATCGGTCTGGCGCAGCTGCAAGCAAGCCAAGGCGCGCGAAAGTTGATTTATTGGGCGGCGGCGATTGGTTTCGCCGCGAGTTTGACAATCAATCTGATCCATCTTCCGCAACGCTGCCAGGTTTTCCTCTGGCCATACCGCCTTTCTGGGGAATGGAACGATCCCGTGAAAGCGATTCTCGCCCATACGGCGGTAAATGACGCTATAGCCGCTCCCAACGACGAAACCAGTTTCTTCATCATCGGCGTCCGGACGGGCCGCAAATGTCTCCTGTCTTATCCAACGCATACGAATACGCGCGCCGATCTGCCATCCAGGCGGCAAGCGCGGGAAATTCTCTTTCACTCCTATTCCACCGCGGAGGTTTTACAAACGGCCGAACGCTGGCGCGTCCAATTCATCTTATGCAAAATCAAACTCGTCTCCTCCGACAGGATTGCCTTTTTCCGCGAGATATTTCCTTCGGTTTACGACGACGGCGTCGTTTCCATTTTTCGCGTCGAGAAGAAGGGCAAGTCTTTGGACTCATAACGATTTTTTATTATAGGAATGGCCTTTTCCCTTCATGATAAATGTCTTAGGATAAACGGGGATAATGCGGATATCCCGCATTATTTCTCTAAAAAACGATTTCAAGAGGGGGTTCCATGAAAAAATACGCTTATTTCTTAATGCTTATCTTAGCTTTATCCATATCTAATAGTATTTCCGCCGAAGACGCCGCGAACGACAAGGACCGGCTCGGCGGTTGGAAGAAAATCGCTTCCGAAGCGAAGGCGTTTTTCTACGTCCAGGAGATCAGCGGCGTCTGGTGGATCGTCAATCCCGCCGGGAACGCATTTCTTTCCAAAGGCGTCAACCATATCTCCTTCTTCGCCGACAACGCTCCCCAATTGGGTTACTCGCCCTATGGCCGCGCAACGCAAAAGAAATACGGCAGCGAAGGCGCGTGGGCGAAAGCGGCGGCGGATAATTTATGGCGTTGGAATTTCAACACCGCCGGCGCTTGGTGCAGTACATCCATGTATAAACAAGAACTCCCTTATACGCCCGTTTTGGACGTCGCCAGCCGCGCGGGGGCCAATTGGCAAACGGGTATTTTCCCCGACGTGTTTTCGAAAAAGTTCCGCATGGCCGCCCGCGCCGCGATCCAGACGGCGTGCCGTCCCCAGCGCGATAACAAATACTTACTAGGCTACTTCACCGACAACGAATTGCGTTGGGGTCCCGATTGGCGCAGTCCCGACGCTTTGCTCATGGATTTCCTCCGCTTCGATCGCGAATCCGACGGTTGGAACCGCGCCGTTCAGTTTCTCAAAGAACGCTATTCCACTATCGACGCTCTCAACGAGCAATGGAAGATCAAAGCGAAATCCTTCGAGGAAGTTCCCGCCGTTGAATCCTTCCCTGCTTCCGATGCGCGATCGGAGGCGGAAGAGGCGTTCGTGAAAATCGTCGCTGGAGAATATTTCCGCGTCTGCGCCGAAGAAATCCGAGACGCCGATCCCAATCACCTCATACTCGGCTGCCGCTTTGCAGGCAAAGCCTCCGAAACTGTATTGGAAGCGATGGCGCCTTATGTCGATATCGTTTCCTTCAACACCTATAACTTCACTCCTCCCGCAGGAACTTTAAAACGTATTTTCGAAATCACGAAACGCCCCATTATGATTACGGAATTTTCCTTCAAAGCAATGGATTCCGGCCTTCCCAATACAAAGGGCGCGGGCAAGCCGGTGGCGACGCAAAAAGAACGCGCCGAACATTTCACCAATTTCATAACCCAATTGCTGCAACTGCCCTTCATCGTGGGCTATCACTGGTTCGAATACGCCGATGAACCGGCGGAGGGACGCTTTGACGGCGAGAATAGCAATTACGGCCTAGTAAATATCAAGGACGAACCGTGGGAAATATTAACCAACGAAATGGCGCGAACCAATCTCGCCGCAGAAAAGATTCACGCCGGACTCGCAGGCGGAACGGCAAACATTGACAATGCAAACAGATAATCCGAAATCGCATATGATTTCGTTAAAGAAAATCATGAAAATTATTTTTCGAAAGTTACTGGTTATCTGCGTCTTCGCAGCGGCGATTCTATTGTCGTTCCCTTGCTCTTCATCCGCTCAGATTGCGGGAAAAACGCTCTACATTTTCGACCTGGAATCTTATTTGGCCGCAAAACCGGATGATAAAGTCTGGCAATACGATGTCATCAACCTCGTTTCTGCCCTGCAAGGACTAGTAAACCGGGATGCGCCGCAACTTTATATTCTTTACGTTCGCGAACAATTCTCATATAACAAGCAGAACATCGATCGTTTCTGGCTGGATAAGTTGCGCTCCCCTGGCCTGTTTCTCGCCGATTATCCGATAACGAATGTCAAAACTCTGGAGGAATTGCTATCGATATTCCGTTCCTATTATACGGCCGTCGTTCTTTGGGACGCCAACGTTCCCGCCAGCGCCAACGCGGCATTGACGATTGCCGGATCGGACGGCTTTCTGCCCGTGCGCCTCGATAAAAGCCCCGATTCTCTCTTTACTCAAATCGTTGAGAGCGGACCGCAACTCCCTCCGCGAGAGCGATTGGCGGATCGTTTTAACGCCGTGGGCAATATCCCGGACACGCCCATAGCCTCTACGGGATACAAAAAAGGCGACGCTTATTTATGGGCCAGGTATTTCTATCTCGACAAGGGGATGTGCGCTCCCAACCACTTCGCATTTTTTCTCGATCCTTACGATTGGGATCTGCGAGTGGAAGGTTATCAATATCCCGATCTGCCGAACTGCGCCATCGTCAATCACGATTTCTATGTGAGCAAAAAATCCTTCTTTCTCGACCTGGACCCGTGGTGGGACGAAAAACCAACGGATACTCCCGGCGGCGCATTTCTGCAAGGCGTCGATTACAACCTCATTCTCAAAGACATCCTGAAATCGGCGCAAAAACACACGCCCGGCCTTCCTTCTCCTATCCTCCGTTTCGGCGGCTTCGTTCCCTGGTGGGTCAAATACACTAGCGCCTTCGAGGGAGGATTGCATAAAGAGGAAGAGACGGCGGAACGATACGCCGCCATTGTCTCCGCCTATAACGGAGTCATCGACGGCGACAGTTCGCCCTTCGGCGCGCTCGCCAATGCTTCGGTTTTTCAACACTATCCTCTGCCAGACCGTTACCAGCAGAATCCCGTCCCGCCGCCGCGGCCGCTGGAAAACAAAAATTATCTTCTTTTCGCCATCGGCAGTTTCGATTCCTCCGCTTTCCTCTATCAAACCATTCCTATGCTATGGGATGATCCCAATCGCGGCAAAATACCCCTCGCCTGGGCGCTTTCGCCCATAACCAGCGAACGCACGCCGCCCATTTTCGATTATCTCTACCAGAACCGGACGGCCAACGATTATTTCGTTTCCGGAACGGCGGGAGGCGGATACTGTTATCCCAACCGATTTATCTACAACGAAGAAACGAAACGCGAATATTCCGACCTTCCGGAAGAGATCGGCGAATGGAAAAAATTTTCAAAGGAGTTATACCGGAAATTCGATCTTCGCATGACCGTCGCCGCCGACCTGGACCGCGATCCCATTCTTCCCGTTTCTTTTACAAACCTCCTACAGAGCCATTTTCGTAGTTTCTCCCCTCATGGAGTGGGAACATTGAAGCCTTACGAAACGAATCTGGCTGACGGCGTTGCGCCATTTATCGAGGAAACGGCCTACTTCCGCAAGAAGCCTCTTGATTGGCAGGAAGCTGTTAAGACAATTTATTCCAACAGCCGCCCAGGAACGCGAAAATTTCATCTCTATCGCTTTAAACTCACTAGTCCCACCGAAATCAATTTCCTTTACGATCGGATTCGGCAGGAACATCCCGAAATGCTTTACGAGGCGCTAGATCCCTATTCTTTCTTTTATCTTTTAAGGCAGCATTACGCCAACGGCGATCCCAAAGCCAATTACTTTCTGCCCTATTTCATTTCTCATACGATTCCTCAGGAGACGAATCACGGTAAAGAAAACCGCTTTAACGCTCAGGTCGTATTGCGCAACGACGGCTGGGAAACCTGGAATTCCCCCCAAAATCCAACCAACCAAAGATACCGGCTGATCTACAACTGGCGCCAAGAGGGCGAAGACGCCGTTACTCCCTTCTACAATGCAGGCTATGTGGAAGAGCCAGTTCCTCCCGGCGTTGCGACGACGGTGAACATCCTGATCCCATCACCCGATTCGGCGGGCCTTTATCGATTGATTCTAATCTTGGAACAAGAAAACGTGCATCAATCTCCCATTCAAGAAGAGATTCTAGTGACGGTGAATTAAGGGATTCGTTCAAAATCGGCGTTGAAACCTTTTGGATTATGTAAAAAAATGCTATTTTTATTTTTTGTTCGCGGAAGAAGCCGGGGATTTCTACGTTAGCATGGCGCTCCACGTCAAAGGGGCGGGAAAGCTTCGCTTCTTTGCAGCTGCTTTGACTATCCAATCGAAAAGATATCGCCTATATGAACGAGAAGAAAACCGACGCCAAGAAGCATGGAACCGTCAAGACGCCCAGGAAGACTGTACCGAACCTGGATTTCGATTTTATCGAACGAATCGTTCGTCTTGTGGAAAATGCGGAGATCGGGGAGTTGGAAATTGAATCCCCCGAAGGATTGCGATTAGCCGTAAAAAAAGCGCCGAGCGGGATTTTTTCCTCACCGCCGGCGATGTATCCTCCGATGTACGCCAGTGTTCCCGCCGCCCATCATTCGACGCCGATAACGGAAGCGCCCGCTCCAGTCAAAGCGGAAACCGACGAATCCATCGAGATTATAAAAGCGCCCATGGTCGGCACCTTCTACCGCGCCCCGGCGCCGGATGCGCCCCCCTTCGTCGAAATGGGAGGCGCCGTGCAAAACAGCACCGTCGTCTGCATTCTGGAAGCCATGAAGGTCATGAACGAAATCAAGGCGGGCGTTTCGGGAACCGTCGCGGAGATTATGGTCGAAAACGGCCAGCCCGTCGAATTCGGCCAACCCTTGTTCAAGATCAGGAAATAGCGAATCGGCGCCGGCCAACCTTATCGCCCGAAAGCGGGGAAAATAATATCGATCCTAGAGGTTCATGTCATTTGAAGTTGTTCCCTCGCCCTCTGGGAGAGGGTTAGGGTGAGGGGGCATTTTTTATTACGCAACTATTAAAATCAATTGAAATTGACCACTTGCGCAAGGAAGCGATTCGCTTCCCTGTTTTTTCTATTATCGCAAAATCCCAGGAACGAAAACCATTATGTTTAAAAAAATCCTGATTGCGAATCGCGGCGAAATCGCCCTGCGAATCATCCGCGCCTGCCATGAATTAGGCATCGAGACGGTCGCCGTTTATTCCGAAGCGGATCGA
The window above is part of the Candidatus Omnitrophota bacterium genome. Proteins encoded here:
- a CDS encoding GxGYxYP domain-containing protein, with translation MKIIFRKLLVICVFAAAILLSFPCSSSAQIAGKTLYIFDLESYLAAKPDDKVWQYDVINLVSALQGLVNRDAPQLYILYVREQFSYNKQNIDRFWLDKLRSPGLFLADYPITNVKTLEELLSIFRSYYTAVVLWDANVPASANAALTIAGSDGFLPVRLDKSPDSLFTQIVESGPQLPPRERLADRFNAVGNIPDTPIASTGYKKGDAYLWARYFYLDKGMCAPNHFAFFLDPYDWDLRVEGYQYPDLPNCAIVNHDFYVSKKSFFLDLDPWWDEKPTDTPGGAFLQGVDYNLILKDILKSAQKHTPGLPSPILRFGGFVPWWVKYTSAFEGGLHKEEETAERYAAIVSAYNGVIDGDSSPFGALANASVFQHYPLPDRYQQNPVPPPRPLENKNYLLFAIGSFDSSAFLYQTIPMLWDDPNRGKIPLAWALSPITSERTPPIFDYLYQNRTANDYFVSGTAGGGYCYPNRFIYNEETKREYSDLPEEIGEWKKFSKELYRKFDLRMTVAADLDRDPILPVSFTNLLQSHFRSFSPHGVGTLKPYETNLADGVAPFIEETAYFRKKPLDWQEAVKTIYSNSRPGTRKFHLYRFKLTSPTEINFLYDRIRQEHPEMLYEALDPYSFFYLLRQHYANGDPKANYFLPYFISHTIPQETNHGKENRFNAQVVLRNDGWETWNSPQNPTNQRYRLIYNWRQEGEDAVTPFYNAGYVEEPVPPGVATTVNILIPSPDSAGLYRLILILEQENVHQSPIQEEILVTVN
- the accB gene encoding acetyl-CoA carboxylase biotin carboxyl carrier protein — protein: MNEKKTDAKKHGTVKTPRKTVPNLDFDFIERIVRLVENAEIGELEIESPEGLRLAVKKAPSGIFSSPPAMYPPMYASVPAAHHSTPITEAPAPVKAETDESIEIIKAPMVGTFYRAPAPDAPPFVEMGGAVQNSTVVCILEAMKVMNEIKAGVSGTVAEIMVENGQPVEFGQPLFKIRK